One region of Candidatus Bathyarchaeia archaeon genomic DNA includes:
- a CDS encoding FAD-dependent oxidoreductase, which translates to MNLVIIGCGVAGVTAATTLKQNNPEANVTIYTDENYLYYPRPKLYNILSGEAQPEEIYAFQKEWFENRGIRIYTRRKAISIDIARNELLLKDGARTNYDKLLLANGAHPFIPPIKGTDREGVFSLRSMEDAIAIREYAKKGGKAIVIGGGLLGLEFAASLRRLGQDVDVVEIFPRLLPNQLDIDGAEVLRSQIEKLGVNVVLGVKTQEVSGDQEVSGVVLDNGTELQGGLVLFSAGVRPNVELAADTGIKVSKGVVVDQYLQTSAPNVYAAGDVAEFEGKVYGIIPAAEEQARTAALNMLDKNQEYRGTVSSNTLKIVGIDLTSIGLANPEGSRFEEVKKIEKERGVYKKVVLDQGRIVGAILLGDRRAATAITKLMELGRDITEHKDDILEDTFDFRKALSPR; encoded by the coding sequence TTGAACTTGGTAATCATAGGATGCGGAGTCGCGGGTGTAACTGCGGCGACCACATTGAAACAGAACAACCCAGAAGCTAATGTGACAATATACACTGACGAGAATTACCTCTACTATCCACGCCCCAAACTGTACAACATTCTTTCAGGAGAAGCTCAGCCTGAAGAAATATACGCTTTCCAGAAAGAATGGTTTGAAAATCGAGGCATCAGGATTTACACGCGAAGAAAGGCGATAAGCATTGATATAGCTAGAAACGAGCTTCTGCTCAAGGACGGTGCTAGGACAAACTACGATAAACTTCTTTTGGCCAACGGCGCCCACCCTTTCATTCCTCCGATAAAAGGCACGGACAGAGAAGGCGTCTTTTCTCTTCGTTCAATGGAAGATGCCATTGCAATCAGAGAATATGCCAAGAAAGGGGGCAAAGCTATTGTAATTGGCGGAGGGCTTCTAGGCTTAGAGTTTGCCGCATCTCTACGCAGATTGGGCCAAGACGTCGATGTAGTAGAAATTTTCCCACGGTTGCTGCCAAATCAGTTGGACATTGATGGCGCAGAGGTTCTAAGAAGCCAGATCGAGAAATTGGGCGTCAATGTTGTTTTGGGTGTTAAGACGCAGGAAGTCAGTGGAGATCAGGAAGTTTCTGGCGTCGTGTTGGACAATGGCACTGAACTTCAAGGAGGTCTTGTATTGTTTTCCGCAGGAGTCAGGCCCAACGTAGAGCTTGCGGCGGATACTGGAATTAAAGTGAGCAAAGGGGTAGTGGTCGACCAATATTTGCAGACCAGTGCTCCAAACGTGTATGCAGCAGGTGATGTAGCCGAGTTTGAGGGCAAGGTCTACGGCATTATTCCGGCTGCTGAGGAACAGGCTAGAACTGCAGCTTTGAACATGCTGGATAAAAACCAGGAGTACCGCGGTACGGTTTCATCTAACACGTTAAAGATTGTTGGCATAGACCTAACTTCGATCGGTTTGGCGAATCCAGAGGGTTCGCGGTTTGAAGAGGTTAAGAAAATCGAGAAGGAAAGAGGGGTTTATAAGAAAGTTGTCTTGGATCAAGGCAGAATAGTTGGCGCCATACTGCTTGGAGACAGAAGGGCAGCTACGGCGATAACAAAACTCATGGAGCTAGGAAGAGACATCACAGAGCACAAAGACGACATACTGGAAGATACTTTTGATTTCAGAAAGGCTCTGAGTCCTAGGTAG
- a CDS encoding MFS transporter has protein sequence MAESENLFWQRGFIVPLFSIFFKLKLAVTPEQIGTIFALGSVTLAIGTFLAPAIANKLGKVKAVVTCQYLSMPFIMGVALAPNLPLATFAYLVRGALMKMAGPINTTLQMEMVSENERATTSGLMIIVDNIPQAITASISGVLMTGNDFYSPFLFTTATYFSASSQFYLFFRKTEKNRRNTGITKLCKLRTACQSMWALRTRQVFLSSARAQTRL, from the coding sequence TTGGCTGAAAGTGAAAATCTGTTTTGGCAAAGGGGATTCATCGTCCCTTTGTTCAGTATATTCTTCAAGCTTAAACTAGCCGTCACACCTGAACAGATCGGCACAATCTTCGCCTTGGGAAGCGTCACACTAGCCATCGGCACCTTTCTGGCTCCAGCGATTGCGAATAAACTTGGCAAGGTTAAGGCCGTGGTTACCTGTCAGTATCTCTCGATGCCCTTCATCATGGGAGTGGCATTGGCGCCAAACTTGCCTCTGGCAACATTCGCCTACCTCGTTCGTGGAGCGCTTATGAAGATGGCGGGACCAATTAACACTACTTTACAGATGGAGATGGTTTCCGAAAACGAGCGCGCCACAACCAGCGGCTTAATGATCATAGTTGATAACATTCCCCAAGCAATTACGGCGTCAATCTCAGGCGTATTAATGACTGGCAACGATTTCTACTCGCCTTTTCTCTTCACGACCGCCACGTACTTTAGCGCAAGCTCACAGTTCTATCTATTCTTCAGAAAAACTGAAAAGAACAGAAGGAATACGGGTATTACAAAGTTGTGTAAGCTGCGCACAGCATGCCAAAGTATGTGGGCGCTTCGTACGAGACAAGTCTTCCTTTCATCGGCACGTGCTCAGACACGCCTATAA
- a CDS encoding amidohydrolase family protein, with product MKVCDAHVHLGESGPWQPYGDPTIYIESLMPILDKHKIARALVFPNPNVGDKYPETNDYIAQCVRKYSKRLVGFGRIDPRRGADAVKELERIKSKLKLSGIKLHPMVECFRPDHPFFAKFFKQAEELRLPVLIHTGDGFSAAGLAAKVAKKHPHMVMILAHLREGCVSALKDSHNIHVETSGTLPEFVEMATDVDENRVLFGSDIPYYRFPTQAAIIEAAEISNKAKRKAYFENFNKLFKEQKE from the coding sequence ATGAAAGTCTGTGATGCCCATGTGCACTTGGGCGAATCTGGACCCTGGCAGCCATACGGAGACCCAACAATCTACATCGAGAGCTTGATGCCTATCCTCGATAAACACAAGATCGCTAGAGCACTAGTTTTCCCAAATCCAAACGTGGGCGACAAATATCCCGAAACCAACGACTATATTGCGCAATGCGTTAGGAAATACTCAAAAAGGCTCGTGGGCTTTGGACGCATCGACCCAAGAAGAGGCGCCGATGCGGTCAAGGAGCTAGAGAGGATCAAAAGCAAGCTCAAGCTATCTGGAATAAAACTACATCCCATGGTTGAATGCTTCCGCCCAGACCACCCATTCTTTGCAAAGTTCTTCAAACAAGCCGAGGAGCTGAGGCTGCCAGTCCTCATTCATACTGGCGATGGCTTCTCCGCCGCAGGCTTAGCTGCAAAAGTGGCGAAGAAACATCCACACATGGTCATGATTCTTGCACATCTGAGAGAAGGCTGTGTCAGCGCGTTGAAGGACTCTCACAACATCCATGTGGAAACTTCTGGAACGCTACCTGAATTCGTTGAAATGGCAACAGATGTAGACGAGAACCGAGTGCTATTCGGCTCCGACATCCCATACTACCGATTTCCAACACAAGCAGCAATCATCGAGGCAGCAGAAATCTCAAACAAAGCCAAGAGAAAAGCGTACTTCGAGAACTTCAACAAACTGTTCAAAGAGCAAAAAGAATGA
- a CDS encoding rubrerythrin family protein yields the protein MPKTVENLKNAFAGESQANRRYTAFARKADEEGFPQVAKLFRAAAEAETVHALNHLRIIGEIRSSAENLEAALSGETFEFQKMYPEYLRVAKEEGDKQAAWSFEVANKVEQIHAGLYSKAIEAVKTKKDLSKVDYYVCGVCGNTVEGSPPEICSICGAPKNKFSKIT from the coding sequence ATGCCCAAGACAGTTGAAAACCTTAAAAACGCGTTCGCAGGCGAGTCTCAGGCAAATAGACGTTACACAGCATTCGCTCGAAAAGCAGACGAAGAAGGCTTTCCGCAAGTAGCAAAACTTTTCAGAGCAGCAGCCGAGGCTGAGACGGTTCACGCCTTGAACCACCTCAGAATAATAGGTGAGATAAGATCGTCCGCTGAAAATTTGGAGGCGGCCTTGTCTGGCGAGACCTTTGAGTTTCAAAAAATGTACCCTGAATACTTGAGGGTTGCCAAGGAAGAAGGAGACAAGCAAGCGGCCTGGAGTTTCGAAGTAGCCAACAAAGTGGAGCAAATTCACGCAGGCTTGTACTCCAAGGCTATTGAAGCCGTGAAAACCAAGAAAGACTTGTCGAAAGTCGATTACTACGTGTGTGGCGTCTGTGGCAACACGGTTGAGGGCAGTCCGCCTGAAATATGTTCGATCTGCGGCGCGCCTAAGAACAAATTCAGCAAGATAACTTAG
- a CDS encoding ATP-dependent DNA ligase, which produces MHTVFRDLCELGEKLGSTTKRLAKISLAAVFLRSLQPEEVEPAVSMLLGRPFPRWDQRVLDISWATLSGVVKRITDLDWSSFRVAYGQSGDLGSAIKVVFDSSKIRKQATLFDKPLTIMEVRRTFENIAEASGSGSRERKERLMITLFGQVSSLEAKYLVKILIGEVRTGFNEGLMEMAVAKAFEVPLEEVQTSSMLTGDIGETASILRTKGREGIAQLGFRIFRPVKPMMAQMAENVEEALKEAGGSVAFEYKLDGARIQVHKSDNEVRVYSRRLTDVTGSLPEVVELIREEIKARHAILEGEVIAVGKDRGSPLLFQHLMRRFRRVHEVDEMTKEIPVELQLFDVIFLDGESLVNMPYAERRKRLVNIAGAIQLTKQIVTDNERQAEEFLREALNSGHEGLVAKKLDSPYTPGIRGKRWFKIKQVLEPLDLVIVAAEWGYGRRHNWLSDYYLAARDTQTGEFMSVGKTFKGLTDQEIIDMTGRLKALIVREEPHRVIVAPKVVVEVAYNEIQKSPKYECGMALRFARIMRIRDDKAPEDADTIQHIREIYEKQYEKKARL; this is translated from the coding sequence ATGCACACTGTATTCCGCGACCTGTGCGAACTTGGCGAGAAGCTGGGATCTACAACCAAGCGTCTCGCGAAGATTAGTTTGGCTGCGGTTTTTTTGAGAAGCCTTCAGCCTGAAGAGGTTGAGCCAGCGGTTTCTATGCTTTTGGGGCGTCCTTTTCCAAGGTGGGATCAGCGCGTGCTCGATATCAGTTGGGCAACGTTGAGTGGCGTAGTCAAACGTATCACGGATCTTGATTGGAGTAGTTTTCGAGTTGCGTATGGTCAGTCTGGTGACCTTGGATCAGCCATCAAAGTTGTGTTTGATTCTAGTAAGATTAGAAAGCAGGCTACGCTGTTTGATAAGCCATTGACCATTATGGAAGTGAGGCGCACCTTTGAGAACATTGCAGAGGCATCAGGTTCTGGTTCGAGAGAACGCAAAGAGCGCTTGATGATAACATTGTTTGGTCAAGTCTCATCTCTTGAGGCAAAGTATCTCGTCAAGATTTTGATTGGAGAAGTGCGGACAGGGTTCAATGAAGGATTAATGGAGATGGCCGTGGCTAAAGCCTTCGAGGTTCCGCTCGAAGAGGTTCAAACCTCAAGCATGTTGACAGGCGACATAGGCGAAACAGCGTCAATCTTAAGGACAAAAGGCAGAGAGGGAATAGCGCAGCTGGGGTTTCGGATTTTCCGACCTGTCAAGCCGATGATGGCGCAGATGGCCGAAAACGTTGAGGAAGCACTGAAAGAGGCAGGCGGATCTGTAGCTTTTGAATACAAGCTAGATGGTGCACGGATACAGGTTCACAAGTCGGACAATGAGGTTCGAGTTTACAGTCGCCGCCTTACGGATGTAACTGGAAGCCTTCCGGAGGTTGTTGAACTCATTCGTGAGGAAATTAAAGCGCGCCATGCCATTCTTGAAGGTGAAGTTATAGCTGTAGGCAAAGATCGTGGCAGTCCGCTTCTGTTTCAGCATTTGATGCGCAGGTTTCGCCGAGTGCATGAGGTAGATGAGATGACTAAGGAGATTCCCGTTGAGCTTCAATTGTTCGACGTTATCTTTCTTGATGGTGAGAGTTTGGTGAACATGCCCTATGCCGAGCGGAGGAAAAGGCTGGTCAACATTGCCGGGGCAATACAGCTGACAAAGCAGATCGTAACCGATAATGAAAGGCAGGCTGAAGAGTTCTTGCGTGAAGCCTTAAACAGTGGTCATGAGGGCTTGGTTGCCAAAAAGCTCGACAGTCCTTACACACCTGGCATAAGGGGCAAGCGTTGGTTCAAGATTAAACAAGTGCTTGAGCCCTTAGATCTTGTAATCGTGGCAGCTGAGTGGGGTTACGGCAGGAGGCACAATTGGCTCAGCGATTATTACCTAGCTGCTCGGGACACTCAAACAGGAGAATTCATGAGTGTGGGCAAGACGTTTAAGGGCTTGACCGATCAGGAAATAATCGATATGACTGGGCGACTGAAGGCTTTGATAGTCCGCGAAGAGCCGCATCGGGTCATTGTTGCACCTAAAGTTGTGGTTGAAGTAGCCTACAATGAGATTCAGAAAAGCCCTAAATATGAATGCGGCATGGCTCTACGGTTCGCCCGTATAATGCGTATTAGGGATGATAAAGCTCCTGAAGACGCCGATACCATACAACATATTCGAGAAATATATGAGAAACAATACGAGAAGAAGGCGAGACTGTAA
- a CDS encoding extradiol ring-cleavage dioxygenase encodes MGLVYACVAPHGAEIIPQLAGEKLDAFSKTRRGMETLASEMKDHKVSTIVVATPHNLRLRGNIGVVVTEFAEGSLKTEGGSVQIRFKCDRALAEVILQGTQKAKLPVVAVNYGTADGEASCMPLDWGALIPLWFFGCQKKKTKVVIVTPSREIPLNDLVRFGRVIAKAAEKSRTRVALVASADQAHTHNKRGPYGFHADATKFDKLVVDAVKEGNLKRLLSLDRQLVENAKPDSLWQIATLIGVSEHVPMKGRLVSYEAPTYFGMLCAAYTTL; translated from the coding sequence ATGGGCTTAGTATATGCTTGTGTTGCTCCACACGGAGCTGAGATAATTCCTCAACTGGCTGGGGAAAAGCTAGACGCTTTCAGCAAGACAAGGCGCGGAATGGAAACATTAGCTAGTGAAATGAAAGACCACAAGGTCAGCACAATAGTTGTTGCGACTCCGCACAACCTGCGACTGAGGGGCAACATCGGAGTTGTGGTCACGGAGTTTGCTGAGGGGTCGTTGAAGACTGAAGGTGGCTCGGTTCAAATTCGTTTCAAGTGTGACCGTGCTCTCGCTGAAGTGATTCTGCAAGGGACTCAGAAAGCCAAGCTTCCCGTTGTGGCAGTCAATTATGGCACGGCTGATGGCGAAGCGTCCTGCATGCCTCTGGATTGGGGAGCGCTGATTCCTCTATGGTTCTTCGGATGTCAGAAAAAGAAGACAAAAGTGGTAATTGTGACACCATCCAGAGAAATCCCGCTCAATGATCTCGTAAGATTCGGACGCGTGATAGCTAAAGCCGCAGAAAAGTCTAGGACAAGAGTGGCTTTAGTCGCAAGTGCTGACCAAGCACACACTCACAACAAGAGAGGCCCCTACGGTTTCCACGCTGACGCCACAAAATTCGACAAGCTAGTTGTAGACGCAGTCAAGGAAGGCAACCTTAAGAGGTTGCTCAGCTTGGACCGGCAGCTTGTTGAGAACGCCAAGCCTGATAGCCTGTGGCAGATAGCCACTCTTATAGGCGTGTCTGAGCACGTGCCGATGAAAGGAAGACTTGTCTCGTACGAAGCGCCCACATACTTTGGCATGCTGTGCGCAGCTTACACAACTTTGTAA
- a CDS encoding glycine C-acetyltransferase: protein MRDPTKFLAQEYQELVKNQLDWKIRVLEGPSTAWCKVDGKKVLMLCSNNYLSLSTHPKVKEAALKAIETHGAGSGSVRPIAGTMDMHIELEKRLAKFKHAEASLVYQTGFAANAGLIPQLAGKEDLMISDELNHGSIIDGVRLSHSERAVYKHSNMKDLEMVLNEAEKHTPSYRRILIMTDGVFSMDGDITPLDQIAKLGAEHGAMVYVDDAHGEGVLGDGGRGIVSHFKLSRSNVHVEMGTFSKAFGVVGGHISGSQDLVNFAFNKSRTWLLSGSHPPPVAAACIAAIDVLEKEPQHVKNLWDNTRYFKKTMKDLGFNIGNSQTPITPVIVGESGVAKKLSSRLFEEGIFALPIVFPMVARDKARIRTMMNAQLTTEDLDFAIRAFEKIGKELHII from the coding sequence ATGCGTGACCCAACCAAGTTCTTAGCACAGGAATATCAAGAGCTGGTGAAGAACCAACTTGACTGGAAAATCAGAGTACTTGAAGGACCGAGCACGGCTTGGTGCAAGGTTGACGGCAAGAAAGTGCTGATGCTCTGCTCGAACAATTACTTGAGCTTGAGCACACATCCAAAGGTCAAAGAGGCTGCGTTGAAGGCTATTGAGACGCATGGAGCAGGCTCCGGTTCGGTTAGACCAATCGCAGGAACCATGGACATGCACATCGAACTGGAAAAACGACTTGCCAAGTTCAAACACGCGGAAGCCTCACTGGTTTATCAAACTGGGTTTGCCGCGAACGCCGGACTCATCCCGCAACTAGCTGGAAAGGAAGACTTGATGATCAGTGATGAACTCAACCATGGCAGTATAATCGACGGCGTGAGACTGAGCCATTCGGAGAGGGCAGTGTACAAACACAGCAACATGAAAGATTTAGAAATGGTTTTGAACGAGGCTGAAAAACACACGCCGTCTTACAGGAGAATTCTGATAATGACAGACGGAGTGTTTTCAATGGACGGTGACATCACGCCACTTGACCAAATCGCAAAACTGGGTGCAGAACACGGTGCTATGGTTTACGTTGACGACGCCCACGGCGAAGGAGTCTTAGGGGATGGCGGAAGAGGCATAGTCTCTCACTTCAAACTCAGCCGCAGCAATGTGCACGTTGAGATGGGAACATTCTCTAAAGCTTTCGGCGTTGTAGGTGGTCACATCTCGGGAAGCCAAGACCTTGTAAACTTCGCCTTCAACAAGTCTCGAACGTGGCTGCTAAGCGGTTCGCATCCACCACCCGTAGCGGCTGCTTGCATAGCCGCAATCGATGTACTTGAGAAAGAGCCTCAACATGTGAAAAATCTGTGGGACAACACACGATACTTTAAGAAGACCATGAAGGACTTGGGCTTTAACATTGGTAATAGTCAGACACCCATAACACCAGTTATTGTGGGTGAAAGCGGGGTGGCCAAGAAATTGAGTTCGCGGTTGTTTGAAGAGGGCATTTTCGCTCTGCCGATTGTCTTTCCTATGGTGGCGAGGGACAAGGCCCGCATAAGAACCATGATGAACGCTCAACTAACAACTGAAGACTTGGACTTCGCAATAAGGGCATTTGAAAAGATCGGCAAAGAACTGCACATCATATAA
- a CDS encoding nitroreductase family protein — protein MDVFEAIRTRRSIRRYENRTVEKDRLTRVLEAARLAPSASNRQPWSFIVVTEPEMREKLRAAYNRDWFVTAPVIIVACVAPGMAWSKEGEEYSKVDVSIAMEHLILTAWELGLGTCWIAAFKEQEVKNVLGIPDSVRVIAMTPLGYPAEQKDPVTDRKPLDTIVRYEHW, from the coding sequence ATGGATGTGTTTGAAGCCATTAGAACTCGACGAAGCATAAGACGCTATGAAAACCGAACAGTTGAAAAGGATAGGCTTACGAGAGTTCTTGAAGCCGCAAGATTGGCGCCGTCGGCATCAAATCGTCAACCATGGAGCTTCATAGTTGTCACCGAACCAGAAATGAGGGAAAAACTGAGAGCGGCATACAATCGTGACTGGTTTGTAACCGCGCCAGTTATTATAGTTGCATGCGTGGCTCCAGGCATGGCTTGGTCTAAAGAGGGCGAGGAATACAGTAAGGTGGATGTCTCAATAGCCATGGAACACCTTATACTCACGGCTTGGGAGCTGGGCCTAGGAACATGCTGGATAGCAGCATTCAAAGAGCAAGAAGTCAAAAACGTGCTAGGTATCCCAGACAGTGTTCGTGTTATTGCGATGACGCCGCTTGGTTACCCCGCTGAACAAAAGGATCCAGTGACGGATCGAAAACCTCTCGACACAATAGTCCGCTATGAACACTGGTAG